Proteins co-encoded in one Kutzneria chonburiensis genomic window:
- a CDS encoding WhiB family transcriptional regulator has translation MFTATVPIEGTVLPDFAAPTGAGVAELLDTAPGAGLDLPCRANNPDLWFADAPAELEQAKALCASCPVLAECLTAALARREPWGVWGGEIFERGAVIPRKRPRGRPRKNDRLAEAGPGTTGKQEAAA, from the coding sequence ATGTTCACCGCCACCGTTCCGATAGAGGGAACTGTGCTGCCCGACTTCGCGGCGCCCACGGGCGCCGGTGTAGCGGAGCTGCTCGACACCGCACCGGGTGCCGGGCTCGACCTGCCCTGCCGGGCCAACAACCCCGACCTGTGGTTCGCCGACGCGCCCGCCGAGCTGGAGCAGGCCAAGGCGCTGTGCGCCTCCTGCCCCGTGCTGGCCGAGTGCCTCACCGCGGCGCTTGCGCGGCGTGAGCCCTGGGGCGTCTGGGGTGGGGAGATCTTCGAGCGTGGCGCGGTCATCCCGCGCAAGCGGCCCCGTGGCCGTCCGCGCAAGAACGACCGCCTCGCCGAGGCGGGCCCCGGGACCACAGGAAAGCAGGAGGCAGCCGCGTGA